The Spirosoma foliorum genome has a window encoding:
- a CDS encoding gluconate 2-dehydrogenase subunit 3 family protein, with protein sequence MNRRDLLKAIPLTTLSIPSTATPDAAPTAPLPKPAVTEFKQGKSPEEQRHDGALQAARFLTAHELATVTLLCDIILPADARTPSASQVGVPQFIEFMLKDQPDMQTPIRGGLSWVDHECRNRFGKPFAECTVSQRIAVVDDIAYPAKAKHENMPGVAFFTRLRNLTAAGYFTSKAGIAALGYMGNTPHQWAGPPKEVLDQFGLSFDADVHYADMS encoded by the coding sequence ATGAACCGCCGGGATCTTCTAAAAGCAATTCCGCTTACTACCCTAAGCATACCGTCCACGGCTACTCCCGATGCTGCACCAACAGCCCCATTGCCTAAACCAGCAGTAACTGAATTTAAGCAGGGTAAGTCGCCCGAGGAGCAACGTCATGACGGCGCTTTACAAGCGGCAAGATTTCTGACGGCCCATGAGTTGGCGACCGTTACGTTGCTGTGCGATATCATTCTACCCGCCGATGCCCGTACACCGAGTGCTTCGCAGGTGGGTGTTCCGCAGTTTATTGAGTTTATGCTGAAAGACCAGCCCGATATGCAAACTCCTATTCGTGGCGGATTGAGTTGGGTGGATCATGAATGCCGTAACCGTTTTGGGAAACCCTTTGCGGAATGTACAGTGTCTCAACGCATTGCCGTAGTAGATGACATTGCCTATCCGGCTAAAGCAAAACATGAAAATATGCCCGGCGTAGCGTTTTTTACGCGTCTGCGCAACCTGACGGCAGCCGGGTACTTTACCAGCAAGGCGGGTATTGCCGCCCTGGGCTATATGGGGAATACTCCGCATCAGTGGGCTGGCCCTCCGAAAGAGGTATTGGATCAGTTCGGGCTAAGTTTTGACGCAGATGTGCACTATGCGGATATGAGCTGA
- a CDS encoding DUF3748 domain-containing protein, which produces MSPLQHLIPGWLAFLGLWLTGEQPTMPIETQLTFEAKGHTINNNQAFSPDDRWIVYDTRNIDTGLGQNSSVELVDVNTKEIRQLYQTTNQTQYGPGAGAVAFSPKESKVVFLHGLRNADARHPYSMSRRTGVLVAVDQPQKPHFLDGRCLNAPFVQGALRGGTHAHQWSADGQRISFTYNDEVMERLSQTNPAVKDLRTVGILTPSHSVKVHDSNDADCFDGEWFATVIARVTEQPRQGSDEIEKAFDETWIGTNGYRKDDGSWQKRAIAFQGNVRNQENQLVTEVFVVDLPEDLTQANPGQPLEGTATTRPNPPAGVTQHRITFTKHGIEGPRHWLRTLPDGSLIGFLAKDDAGLVQLFGVSPNGGPIRQLTHQPFAIQTTFNFSPDGKKIAYAADNSIFVSDVATGEFRRLTPRSTDEQRPVNGVVWSNKGDRIAYNRYVSTDTGRYVQLFQLTGF; this is translated from the coding sequence ATGTCCCCTCTTCAACACTTGATACCGGGTTGGCTGGCTTTTTTAGGGCTTTGGCTGACTGGAGAACAACCAACAATGCCGATTGAAACACAACTGACTTTCGAGGCCAAAGGCCATACGATCAATAATAACCAGGCTTTTTCACCAGACGATCGCTGGATTGTCTATGATACGCGCAACATCGATACAGGTTTAGGCCAAAACAGTTCTGTTGAACTGGTTGATGTGAATACGAAAGAAATACGCCAGCTTTATCAAACCACCAACCAGACCCAATACGGACCAGGGGCGGGCGCTGTTGCTTTTTCACCCAAAGAGTCGAAGGTTGTGTTCCTGCATGGACTTAGGAATGCCGATGCCCGCCATCCGTATTCCATGAGTCGGCGGACTGGTGTGTTGGTTGCTGTTGATCAGCCTCAGAAGCCCCATTTTTTGGATGGCCGATGTCTTAACGCTCCTTTTGTGCAGGGTGCTTTACGCGGTGGAACGCACGCCCATCAGTGGAGTGCCGATGGGCAGCGAATCAGTTTTACCTATAACGATGAAGTTATGGAGCGGCTTTCCCAAACGAATCCAGCCGTAAAAGACCTTCGGACAGTGGGCATTTTAACCCCATCTCATTCCGTAAAAGTGCATGACTCGAATGATGCGGACTGTTTTGATGGCGAGTGGTTTGCTACCGTTATTGCCAGGGTGACTGAGCAGCCTCGGCAGGGTAGTGATGAGATTGAGAAAGCCTTTGACGAAACCTGGATTGGCACTAACGGATACCGTAAAGATGATGGTAGCTGGCAAAAACGGGCCATCGCGTTTCAGGGGAATGTTCGAAATCAGGAAAATCAACTCGTTACGGAAGTGTTTGTGGTTGATTTGCCGGAAGATCTGACGCAGGCTAACCCCGGCCAACCACTGGAAGGTACCGCAACGACCCGTCCTAATCCACCCGCTGGCGTTACGCAGCACCGGATTACCTTTACCAAACACGGAATTGAAGGCCCTCGGCACTGGTTACGAACCTTGCCCGACGGCTCGCTCATTGGTTTCTTAGCGAAAGACGACGCGGGTCTGGTCCAACTCTTTGGAGTTTCGCCCAATGGTGGCCCGATCCGGCAACTGACGCACCAGCCGTTCGCCATACAAACAACGTTTAACTTCAGCCCAGATGGGAAAAAGATTGCTTACGCGGCTGATAACAGCATTTTTGTGAGCGATGTAGCAACCGGGGAGTTCCGCCGGCTTACACCCCGCTCGACCGATGAGCAGCGGCCAGTTAATGGCGTCGTGTGGTCCAACAAAGGAGACAGAATCGCCTATAATCGTTATGTGTCAACTGATACCGGGCGTTATGTACAGTTGTTTCAACTAACGGGATTTTAA
- a CDS encoding peroxiredoxin family protein encodes MRFLLLVGSFWINVAFSQSATVKGVLPTKFSGKPVQLTLMNYETRKDRKVQEVLTDAKGTFQFTIPLKEPLIYTISVADSSLVQVLAKPGDAINLQFKKDEIVCSGSQDTQYLIDYERNRRIVFNKYLKRTYDSSAVAVKSGDKARIEYWNVEHEKASENYKAELATWVEQPFFINSLAAVHHSMRWHSDNDIKLMDQMVASLQKKYPHAELTRQLVSKVTTTKRIALGAIAPDFITKDTASHTVALKNYRGKYTLVDFWASWCGPCRQESPTLVRLYSKYKEKGFAILSVSIDTDKARWENAIKKDGYTWENVSELDGYSGSTAALYTVTAIPNSFLLDKDGKIIAKNLRGKNLEAKLIALMGQ; translated from the coding sequence ATGAGATTTCTCCTTTTAGTAGGTAGCTTCTGGATCAATGTAGCCTTCTCGCAGTCGGCTACGGTGAAGGGTGTTCTACCGACAAAATTTTCGGGAAAACCGGTGCAGTTAACCCTCATGAATTATGAAACACGTAAGGACCGGAAAGTTCAGGAAGTGTTAACAGATGCAAAAGGGACATTTCAATTTACGATACCGCTTAAAGAACCCCTTATTTATACGATCAGCGTTGCGGATTCGAGTTTGGTGCAGGTCTTGGCTAAGCCAGGTGATGCGATCAATTTGCAGTTCAAAAAGGATGAAATCGTGTGCTCCGGTTCGCAGGATACACAATACCTGATCGACTATGAGCGGAATCGCAGGATTGTATTTAACAAATACCTGAAGCGCACCTACGATTCATCTGCTGTAGCTGTAAAAAGCGGTGACAAGGCCCGGATCGAGTATTGGAACGTTGAGCACGAGAAAGCCTCTGAAAATTATAAAGCTGAGCTAGCTACCTGGGTCGAGCAACCTTTCTTTATCAACTCGCTGGCTGCGGTTCATCACAGCATGCGCTGGCATTCGGATAACGACATTAAGCTAATGGACCAGATGGTGGCCAGCTTGCAGAAAAAATACCCCCATGCTGAACTGACGCGTCAGCTGGTCAGCAAAGTAACGACAACCAAACGCATTGCATTAGGGGCTATTGCGCCGGACTTTATCACAAAGGATACCGCTAGCCATACCGTTGCGTTGAAAAATTATCGGGGCAAATATACCCTGGTTGACTTTTGGGCTTCCTGGTGCGGACCATGCCGACAGGAAAGTCCGACCTTGGTGCGGCTTTATTCGAAGTACAAAGAGAAAGGCTTTGCTATTTTAAGCGTATCGATCGATACCGATAAAGCCAGGTGGGAGAATGCCATCAAAAAAGATGGCTACACTTGGGAGAACGTGTCGGAACTGGATGGTTATTCGGGATCAACGGCTGCCTTATACACGGTTACAGCTATCCCCAATAGTTTTCTGCTAGATAAAGACGGTAAGATCATCGCCAAAAATCTGCGGGGAAAGAATCTGGAAGCTAAATTAATTGCACTCATGGGCCAGTAG
- a CDS encoding tetratricopeptide repeat protein gives MKTVWLILIVPLLLAASFIFTPAPRPEPESAVRERCNEIALCGAGANGYISPMENGKFIIPLPGWGNYTHKISTSQDSAQYYFDQGLTLYYSYHMKEAMASFKEAARLDPMCPMAWWGQALTGGPYYNAAHTYKVSADMPSILARMNELASNASPQEKKLIQAMNTRYSSDPTDSERKQLNQAYASAMRSLVTEFDDPDVKMLYVDAIMLIHAWDFWTSDGTPKTWTQEVVDLTEAVLKKYPDHPAALHYHIHLTEASKHPEVALTNADKLKTNLPGVAHMVHMASHEYQRNGLFAEGVLVNDLADNNLLLYDSLVAHLGLVKHSPHYFAVQTYCALSGGMYETGLRDALRCRKSVSPVAENAYDQFLYMLPSLTLVRMGKWQEILATEQPNDKWAYAALLDHFARGMALVSTGHPDEAQKQLQQLGERLTDPILEKRRIPFNAPLPIAQIAHHILDASILFADRKHEQAVASLQQAISLEDRLIYTEPSDWPLPARQFLGAYLLKLHKVKEAEAVYREDLIHHPGNGWSLVGLHKALSLQGKRPELARIEASYRSAFSKAEHIPTASVY, from the coding sequence ATGAAAACCGTTTGGCTGATTCTAATCGTACCCCTTCTTTTAGCGGCCTCCTTCATTTTTACGCCAGCACCTAGACCAGAGCCGGAATCTGCTGTACGAGAACGGTGCAACGAAATAGCACTCTGCGGTGCCGGGGCGAATGGGTATATCAGTCCAATGGAAAACGGGAAGTTTATAATCCCTTTGCCGGGATGGGGAAATTATACCCACAAGATTTCGACCAGCCAGGATAGCGCTCAGTATTATTTTGATCAGGGATTGACCTTGTATTACAGCTATCACATGAAGGAGGCTATGGCTTCCTTCAAAGAAGCGGCCAGGCTGGACCCTATGTGCCCAATGGCCTGGTGGGGACAGGCATTAACCGGTGGTCCTTATTATAATGCGGCCCATACCTACAAGGTTTCGGCAGATATGCCATCTATTCTAGCTCGTATGAATGAACTGGCTTCGAATGCCAGTCCGCAGGAAAAAAAGCTGATCCAGGCGATGAATACACGCTATTCATCTGATCCGACTGATTCGGAACGCAAACAGCTCAATCAGGCCTATGCATCTGCCATGCGCTCTCTCGTCACCGAGTTTGATGACCCGGACGTTAAAATGCTCTATGTGGATGCTATTATGTTGATCCATGCCTGGGATTTCTGGACGAGCGACGGTACCCCCAAAACCTGGACGCAGGAAGTGGTAGATCTAACCGAAGCCGTTCTTAAAAAATACCCGGATCATCCAGCGGCCCTGCATTATCATATCCATCTGACCGAAGCATCCAAACATCCGGAGGTGGCTCTGACCAATGCTGATAAACTTAAAACCAATCTTCCTGGTGTTGCCCATATGGTCCACATGGCGAGTCATGAATACCAGCGCAACGGCCTTTTTGCTGAAGGGGTACTCGTCAATGATCTGGCCGATAACAATCTGCTACTGTACGATTCATTGGTAGCCCATTTGGGATTAGTAAAACATTCGCCCCATTACTTTGCCGTGCAAACGTATTGCGCCTTAAGTGGAGGTATGTACGAAACCGGTTTACGGGATGCCCTCCGTTGCCGGAAGTCGGTATCTCCAGTAGCCGAGAATGCATATGACCAGTTTTTGTACATGCTGCCTTCACTTACGCTGGTCAGGATGGGTAAATGGCAGGAGATTTTAGCCACTGAACAGCCTAATGACAAGTGGGCCTATGCTGCATTGCTGGACCATTTTGCCAGGGGAATGGCGCTTGTAAGCACCGGTCATCCCGACGAAGCTCAAAAGCAATTGCAGCAGCTTGGCGAACGCTTAACCGATCCGATACTTGAGAAGCGACGCATTCCGTTTAACGCTCCGCTACCCATCGCCCAAATCGCTCACCATATTTTGGATGCATCTATTCTTTTTGCCGACAGAAAGCATGAGCAAGCGGTAGCCAGTCTTCAGCAAGCGATTAGTCTGGAAGACCGCCTGATTTATACCGAACCCAGTGACTGGCCCTTACCTGCCCGGCAGTTTTTAGGTGCTTATTTACTGAAACTACATAAAGTGAAAGAAGCCGAAGCCGTGTACCGTGAGGACTTGATTCATCATCCGGGCAATGGCTGGTCGTTGGTTGGTCTTCACAAGGCACTTAGTCTGCAGGGAAAGCGCCCGGAACTGGCGCGGATTGAGGCTAGTTATCGCTCTGCCTTTTCAAAAGCGGAGCATATTCCCACAGCTTCCGTCTATTAA